In the genome of Pelagibacterium nitratireducens, one region contains:
- the purH gene encoding bifunctional phosphoribosylaminoimidazolecarboxamide formyltransferase/IMP cyclohydrolase, with amino-acid sequence MAHACATKVKRALLSVSDKTGIIEFATSLVALGVEIVSTGGTRKALAEAGLPVIDISEVTGFPEIMDGRVKTLHPKVHGGLLGIRGNDAHKSAMRIHDISPIDLLVVNLYPFAQTVAKGGDYDEVIENIDIGGPAMIRAAAKNHGDVTVIVDPDDYRDVLAALKERGEVAYDARQKYAAKAYARTAAYDAGVSNWFAKTLDLPDLTWRCFSGKLREVMRYGENPHQWAAFYADGSNRPGVATATQIQGKQLSFNNINDTDAAFELVAEFDPEHAAGVAIIKHANPCGVGQGRTLVEAYQAALKCDPVSAFGGIVALNRPLDEAAAIEIVKLFTEVIIAPGATDDAISIIESKKNLRLLVTDCLPDAKAEGLTVRSVAGGLLVQTRDNQNADDCELKIVTKRAPTEAEMADLLVAAKVAKHVKSNAIVYVKDGATVGIGAGQMSRVDSARIAHKKSKDAAKAAKEKGALTEGSVVASDAFFPFADGLEALVEAGATAVIQPGGSVRDEEVIAAADKAGLAMVFTGMRHFRH; translated from the coding sequence ATGGCTCATGCTTGTGCAACCAAGGTCAAACGGGCGCTGCTCTCGGTCTCCGACAAGACCGGCATCATCGAATTTGCAACCTCGCTGGTGGCGCTCGGCGTTGAGATCGTTTCGACCGGCGGCACCCGCAAGGCGCTCGCCGAGGCCGGGCTGCCGGTGATCGACATTTCCGAGGTGACCGGGTTTCCCGAAATCATGGACGGGCGGGTCAAGACGCTCCACCCCAAGGTGCATGGGGGTCTTCTGGGCATCCGCGGCAACGACGCGCACAAATCGGCCATGCGCATTCATGACATCTCGCCCATCGATCTTTTGGTCGTGAACCTTTATCCTTTCGCCCAGACCGTCGCCAAGGGCGGCGATTATGATGAAGTTATCGAAAACATCGACATCGGCGGCCCCGCCATGATCCGTGCCGCCGCCAAGAACCATGGCGATGTCACCGTCATCGTCGACCCCGACGACTACCGCGACGTGCTGGCTGCCCTCAAGGAGCGCGGCGAAGTCGCCTATGACGCGCGCCAGAAATATGCCGCCAAGGCCTATGCGCGCACCGCGGCATACGATGCGGGGGTTTCCAACTGGTTCGCCAAAACCCTCGATCTGCCCGATCTCACCTGGCGGTGCTTTTCGGGTAAATTGCGCGAAGTGATGCGCTATGGGGAAAACCCGCACCAATGGGCGGCGTTCTATGCCGATGGCTCCAACCGCCCCGGCGTTGCCACTGCCACCCAGATCCAGGGCAAGCAGCTCTCGTTCAACAACATCAACGATACCGACGCCGCGTTCGAGCTGGTCGCTGAATTCGATCCCGAGCACGCCGCCGGCGTCGCCATTATCAAGCACGCCAATCCGTGCGGTGTGGGGCAGGGCAGAACGCTTGTCGAAGCCTATCAGGCGGCGCTCAAATGCGATCCGGTCTCGGCCTTTGGCGGCATCGTGGCGCTCAACCGTCCGCTCGACGAGGCGGCAGCGATCGAGATCGTCAAGCTCTTCACCGAAGTGATCATCGCCCCCGGCGCCACCGACGACGCCATCTCGATCATCGAATCCAAGAAAAACCTGCGCCTGCTGGTCACCGACTGCCTGCCCGATGCCAAGGCCGAAGGGCTCACCGTCCGCTCGGTTGCCGGGGGCCTTCTGGTTCAGACTCGCGACAACCAGAACGCCGATGATTGCGAGCTCAAAATCGTCACCAAGCGCGCGCCGACCGAAGCCGAAATGGCCGATCTGCTGGTCGCGGCCAAGGTCGCCAAGCACGTCAAGTCCAACGCCATCGTCTATGTCAAGGACGGCGCCACGGTCGGTATCGGGGCCGGGCAGATGTCCCGCGTCGATTCGGCCCGGATCGCGCACAAGAAATCAAAGGATGCCGCCAAGGCCGCCAAGGAAAAGGGCGCCTTGACAGAAGGCTCGGTCGTTGCGTCCGATGCCTTCTTCCCCTTCGCCGACGGGCTCGAAGCGCTTGTCGAAGCGGGCGCCACCGCCGTCATCCAGCCGGGCGGGTCGGTGCGCGACGAAGAGGTCATCGCCGCCGCCGACAAGGCGGGTCTGGCCATGGTGTTCACCGGCATGCGCCATTTCAGGCATTAA
- the deoD gene encoding purine-nucleoside phosphorylase, which yields MTPHNHANPGDYAEAVLLPGDPLRAKWIAETFLEDAKLVNSVRNCLGFTGTWNGKPVSVQATGMGQPSTAIYVHELLNTYGVKTMIRVGTCGGLNTKVKVRDVVIGASAATDSTIVTGAFGNYNYAPAADFSLLRAADDAARAKGKTVHVGGIVSSDIFYHPSGLEAYSKLIEHGVLGVEMEAATLYTLAARFGAKALTICTMTDCLITGDEIDAEARQTSLSDMVEIALDVAVGA from the coding sequence ATGACGCCGCACAATCATGCCAATCCCGGCGATTATGCCGAAGCGGTGCTGCTGCCCGGCGACCCGCTGCGTGCCAAATGGATCGCCGAGACGTTTCTCGAAGACGCAAAACTCGTCAATTCGGTGCGCAATTGCCTGGGCTTTACCGGCACCTGGAACGGCAAGCCCGTTTCGGTGCAGGCGACCGGCATGGGCCAGCCTTCGACAGCGATTTATGTGCATGAGCTTTTGAACACCTATGGCGTCAAGACCATGATCCGCGTGGGCACATGCGGCGGGCTCAACACCAAGGTGAAAGTGCGCGACGTGGTGATCGGGGCCTCGGCGGCCACCGATTCAACGATCGTTACGGGCGCGTTCGGAAACTACAATTATGCACCCGCCGCCGATTTTTCCCTGCTGCGGGCCGCTGACGACGCGGCGCGAGCCAAGGGCAAGACAGTGCATGTGGGCGGGATCGTTTCGTCCGACATCTTCTATCACCCCTCCGGGCTGGAGGCTTACAGCAAGCTGATCGAGCATGGCGTGCTGGGCGTCGAGATGGAAGCGGCAACGCTTTATACGCTGGCCGCCCGGTTCGGGGCGAAAGCGCTGACCATCTGCACGATGACCGATTGCCTGATCACCGGCGACGAGATCGACGCAGAGGCAAGGCAGACGTCGCTGAGCGATATGGTGGAGATTGCGCTGGACGTGGCGGTGGGGGCGTAA
- the leuD gene encoding 3-isopropylmalate dehydratase small subunit codes for MDKFTTLTGVAAPMPIINIDTDMIIPKQYLKTIKRTGLGTALFAEMRYNEDGSEKADFVLNKPAYRESKIVIAGDNFGCGSSREHAPWALLDFGIRCVISTSFADIFYNNCFKNGILPIVVTPQQLDLLLDDADRGSNATLTVDLENQTISGPDGGTITFDIDPGRKHILLEGLDDIAMTLKRDDSIAGYEGKMAENRPWV; via the coding sequence ATGGACAAGTTCACGACATTGACGGGTGTTGCCGCGCCCATGCCGATCATCAATATCGACACCGACATGATTATTCCCAAACAATACCTCAAGACCATCAAGCGCACCGGTCTGGGTACCGCGCTGTTCGCCGAGATGCGCTACAATGAGGATGGCAGCGAAAAGGCAGATTTCGTTCTCAACAAGCCCGCCTATCGCGAGTCGAAAATCGTCATCGCCGGCGACAATTTCGGCTGTGGTTCCTCGCGAGAACACGCGCCCTGGGCGCTGCTCGATTTCGGCATTCGTTGCGTGATCTCCACAAGCTTTGCCGATATTTTCTACAACAACTGCTTCAAGAACGGCATCCTGCCCATCGTGGTTACCCCCCAACAGCTCGACCTGCTGCTCGACGATGCCGATCGCGGCTCGAACGCCACGCTGACCGTCGATCTGGAAAACCAGACGATCTCCGGCCCCGATGGCGGCACCATCACTTTCGATATCGACCCGGGCCGCAAGCACATCCTGCTCGAAGGGCTCGACGATATCGCCATGACGCTGAAAAGGGATGATTCAATCGCGGGGTACGAAGGCAAGATGGCCGAAAACCGCCCCTGGGTTTAG
- a CDS encoding GNAT family N-acetyltransferase yields the protein MEIVFKPDPAQDDVDAVLAPLAEASEKARPGANVRRIGFLLKDSQTEAVIGGLIGNAIYEWLFINLLAVPESLRGQGYGVELMARAERWAREQNLTGIWLDTFAFQAPEFYVKLGFTPFGTINDHPAGSRRLFFQKRLAPHSA from the coding sequence ATGGAGATCGTTTTCAAGCCCGATCCAGCGCAAGACGACGTCGATGCCGTTCTCGCGCCGCTCGCCGAGGCTTCCGAGAAAGCCCGTCCGGGCGCCAATGTGCGGCGGATCGGCTTCCTGCTCAAGGATTCGCAGACTGAAGCGGTGATTGGCGGTCTGATCGGAAATGCCATCTATGAATGGCTGTTTATCAATCTGCTCGCCGTTCCAGAAAGCCTGCGCGGTCAGGGCTATGGTGTCGAACTCATGGCTCGCGCGGAACGCTGGGCGCGTGAACAGAACCTGACGGGCATATGGCTCGATACCTTTGCGTTTCAGGCGCCGGAGTTTTACGTCAAGCTCGGATTCACGCCGTTCGGAACGATCAATGACCACCCGGCGGGCTCACGCCGGCTTTTCTTCCAAAAGCGGCTTGCGCCGCATTCTGCCTGA
- the leuB gene encoding 3-isopropylmalate dehydrogenase: MASNTLFLLPGDGIGTEIMAEVEKLIAHLNGTGATDFSYESGLVGGCAYDAHGVAISEADMEKALAADAVIFGAVGGPKWDDVPYDVRPEAGLLRLRKDLGLFANLRPAICYSALADASSLKKELVEGLDILIVRELTGGVYFGEPKKITDLGNGQKRAIDTQVYESYEIDRIARVAFDLAMTRGKKVHSADKKNVMKSGVLWDEVVKQAGKDYPEIDLHHILADNAAMQLVRNPKQFDVMVTDNLFGDILSDAAAMLTGSLGMLPSASLGAPDPVTGKRKALYEPVHGSAPDIAGQGVANPIAMFASFAMALRYSFGMVDLATKLETAISDVLEDGLRTGDIMQTGARKVTTGEMGDAIIAKLG; encoded by the coding sequence ATGGCCTCCAACACCCTCTTCCTCCTCCCCGGCGACGGCATCGGCACTGAGATCATGGCCGAGGTCGAAAAGCTCATTGCCCATCTCAACGGGACCGGCGCGACCGATTTTTCATATGAGAGCGGCCTTGTCGGCGGTTGCGCCTATGATGCGCATGGGGTGGCGATTTCCGAGGCGGACATGGAAAAGGCGCTGGCTGCAGATGCGGTGATCTTTGGCGCTGTGGGCGGGCCGAAATGGGACGATGTGCCCTATGATGTGCGCCCCGAGGCGGGGCTTTTGCGCCTGCGCAAGGATCTGGGCCTGTTTGCCAATCTGCGTCCCGCCATCTGCTATTCGGCGCTGGCCGATGCCTCCTCGCTCAAAAAGGAACTGGTCGAAGGGCTCGATATCCTGATCGTGCGCGAGTTGACCGGCGGGGTCTATTTCGGTGAACCCAAAAAAATTACCGATCTGGGCAATGGCCAGAAGCGCGCCATCGATACCCAGGTTTATGAAAGCTACGAGATCGACCGCATCGCGCGCGTCGCTTTCGATCTGGCCATGACGCGCGGCAAGAAGGTCCATTCGGCCGACAAGAAGAACGTCATGAAGTCGGGCGTCCTTTGGGACGAGGTGGTCAAGCAGGCCGGCAAGGACTATCCCGAAATCGATCTGCACCACATCTTGGCCGACAATGCGGCGATGCAGCTTGTACGCAATCCAAAACAGTTCGACGTGATGGTCACCGACAATTTGTTCGGCGACATCCTTTCGGACGCCGCCGCCATGCTGACCGGCTCGCTGGGCATGCTGCCCTCGGCTTCGTTGGGCGCACCCGATCCGGTAACCGGCAAGCGCAAGGCGCTTTATGAACCCGTGCACGGCTCGGCCCCCGATATCGCCGGGCAGGGCGTCGCCAACCCCATCGCCATGTTTGCCTCTTTCGCCATGGCGCTGCGCTATTCGTTCGGCATGGTCGATCTGGCGACCAAACTGGAAACGGCGATTTCCGACGTTCTCGAGGACGGTTTGCGCACCGGCGACATCATGCAGACCGGAGCTCGCAAGGTCACGACCGGCGAAATGGGCGACGCGATCATCGCGAAACTGGGCTAG
- a CDS encoding LacI family DNA-binding transcriptional regulator, with the protein MGEGKGARLSDVAKAAGVSQGTVSNVFNRPQLVRAEVREQVRMAAERLGYGGPDPKGRLLRAGKVNAIGVATSEPLGYFFEDPFARTLMQGITEACDASGTGISLVSAVSEEALAWNMHSALVDGFILFCLVGADKLIAHSLERKLPFVALAFGETDTSISIIGIDNVAGARLAARHLVDLGHRRFAVLALEFQDGRAGPADLADVEAAIYPAPRERLKGYFEILASAGIDLATVPIYNTLNEPETVAAGLEHIFSLKEKPTAILAQSDRIALEAMAWLRDHGYGVPGDVSVVGFDGVPEAAVSEPPLTTISQPIKELGRRAVNAILTPQADPVQEYLEIALSVRGSTAAPRS; encoded by the coding sequence ATGGGTGAGGGCAAAGGCGCCAGATTGTCCGATGTGGCAAAAGCCGCCGGGGTCTCGCAAGGGACGGTGTCCAATGTCTTTAACAGGCCCCAGCTTGTGCGCGCCGAAGTGCGCGAGCAGGTCAGAATGGCTGCGGAAAGGCTTGGCTATGGCGGGCCTGACCCCAAGGGGCGGCTGTTGCGGGCCGGCAAGGTCAATGCGATTGGCGTGGCCACGTCCGAACCGCTCGGCTATTTTTTCGAGGACCCGTTCGCGCGGACCCTCATGCAGGGGATAACCGAGGCGTGCGACGCCAGCGGCACTGGCATCTCGCTGGTTTCGGCCGTCTCGGAAGAAGCTCTCGCCTGGAACATGCACAGCGCGCTTGTCGATGGGTTCATCCTGTTCTGCCTTGTGGGCGCCGACAAGCTGATTGCCCATTCGCTCGAACGCAAACTGCCCTTCGTTGCGCTGGCCTTTGGCGAAACCGACACCTCCATCTCCATCATCGGGATCGACAATGTCGCGGGTGCACGGCTTGCGGCCCGTCATCTGGTCGATCTCGGGCACAGGCGGTTCGCCGTTCTCGCGCTCGAATTCCAAGACGGCAGAGCGGGACCTGCCGACCTGGCGGATGTGGAGGCCGCGATCTATCCCGCGCCGCGCGAGCGCCTCAAAGGCTATTTCGAGATCCTGGCCAGCGCCGGCATCGATCTTGCGACCGTGCCGATCTACAATACGCTCAACGAGCCCGAGACGGTCGCGGCCGGGCTCGAGCACATTTTTTCCCTCAAAGAAAAGCCCACCGCCATTCTGGCCCAATCGGACAGGATCGCCTTGGAGGCGATGGCCTGGTTGCGCGATCACGGGTATGGGGTTCCGGGCGATGTCTCGGTTGTCGGCTTTGACGGCGTGCCCGAAGCCGCGGTCTCCGAGCCGCCCCTGACCACCATCAGCCAGCCGATAAAAGAACTCGGCCGGCGCGCCGTCAACGCCATCCTCACCCCGCAGGCCGACCCTGTTCAGGAGTATCTCGAAATCGCGTTGAGCGTGCGCGGTTCGACGGCTGCGCCGCGGTCATGA
- a CDS encoding LLM class flavin-dependent oxidoreductase, with amino-acid sequence MDKSQNTDEGALEPERAFSHLGKMTLPPLSIQDLAPISQGYSTKEALAKTLDLARLGDEMGFVRLWYAEHHGMPSIASSAPDILIAHAAAHTKRINVGAGGVMLPNHVPLRVVETYRTLEGLYPGRIDLGIGRAGGSDGLTLRALRSTNGEDFPHEFAEMLAYERGGFPDDHPLARVKVVPAEVPLPPIWLLGSSGASAQMAGQYGIGYAFASHFSPTPAGLAFDAYRRSFRPSDQFATPHAILCVAVICAPTDEQAQHLSKSMELTWLRLRSNDPQKIAPPEDSDNYPWTDQERAFVESQSNLWIVGSPETVKAKIAEKVVETNADEVMVSTTVHDYDKRLESYRLLKEIWDA; translated from the coding sequence TTGGATAAATCGCAAAATACCGATGAAGGCGCGCTTGAACCGGAGCGCGCCTTCTCCCATCTTGGCAAAATGACTTTGCCCCCGCTTTCCATCCAGGACCTTGCGCCGATCTCGCAAGGCTATTCCACCAAAGAGGCGCTCGCCAAAACCCTCGATCTGGCCCGGCTGGGCGACGAGATGGGGTTTGTGCGCCTCTGGTACGCCGAACATCACGGCATGCCCTCGATTGCCTCCTCGGCTCCCGATATCCTCATCGCCCACGCGGCAGCGCATACAAAGCGCATCAATGTCGGCGCGGGTGGAGTGATGCTGCCCAACCATGTTCCCTTGCGGGTGGTCGAGACCTATCGCACCCTCGAGGGGCTTTATCCCGGCCGCATCGATCTGGGGATCGGGCGGGCCGGCGGCTCGGACGGGCTGACCCTGCGCGCCCTGCGCTCGACCAATGGCGAGGATTTCCCGCACGAATTTGCCGAAATGCTGGCCTATGAGCGCGGCGGGTTTCCAGACGATCACCCGCTGGCGCGCGTCAAGGTCGTGCCCGCAGAAGTGCCCCTGCCCCCGATCTGGCTTTTAGGGTCCTCGGGCGCATCGGCGCAGATGGCCGGGCAATACGGGATCGGCTATGCGTTTGCCTCGCATTTTTCACCCACCCCGGCCGGGCTGGCCTTCGATGCTTACCGGCGCAGCTTTCGGCCCTCGGACCAGTTCGCGACGCCGCACGCCATTTTGTGCGTTGCGGTGATCTGCGCGCCGACCGACGAGCAAGCGCAGCACCTTTCGAAATCGATGGAGTTGACCTGGCTGCGCCTGCGCTCCAACGACCCGCAAAAGATCGCGCCGCCCGAAGACTCTGACAATTATCCCTGGACCGATCAGGAGCGCGCCTTTGTCGAAAGCCAATCCAATCTGTGGATCGTGGGCAGCCCCGAAACGGTGAAGGCGAAAATCGCCGAGAAGGTGGTTGAAACCAATGCCGACGAGGTCATGGTTTCAACCACCGTCCATGATTACGACAAGCGACTGGAGAGCTACCGGCTGCTCAAGGAGATCTGGGACGCGTGA
- a CDS encoding ferritin-like domain-containing protein: protein MSISSLQDLFIHTLQDIYFAETLIVKKLPTMVKEAGAAPLKKAFEEHLEETKTHVSRLDEVFRILGQKPQAEECPAIEGIIEEAEELIGEISNAKTKDAALIAAGQAVEHYEITRYGTLVSWARELGHEEVLGHLRETLAEEKDADNKLLRLGEDQLNQKAA, encoded by the coding sequence ATGTCGATTTCTTCGCTACAGGATCTGTTCATCCACACGCTTCAGGACATCTATTTCGCCGAAACCCTGATCGTGAAAAAGCTCCCCACAATGGTCAAGGAAGCCGGCGCCGCTCCGCTCAAAAAGGCGTTCGAGGAACATCTGGAAGAAACCAAAACCCATGTTTCCCGCCTCGATGAAGTGTTCAGGATTTTGGGCCAGAAACCCCAGGCCGAAGAATGCCCGGCCATCGAAGGGATCATCGAGGAAGCCGAGGAACTGATCGGTGAAATTTCCAACGCCAAGACCAAGGACGCAGCCCTGATCGCCGCCGGCCAGGCCGTCGAGCATTACGAGATCACCCGCTACGGCACCCTGGTTTCCTGGGCCAGGGAACTGGGACACGAAGAGGTGCTGGGCCATCTGCGCGAAACGCTGGCCGAGGAAAAGGACGCCGACAACAAGCTGCTCCGGCTCGGCGAAGACCAACTCAACCAGAAAGCCGCATGA
- a CDS encoding acyloxyacyl hydrolase produces the protein MRKSVIVALGAMMVASPVAAQDIALDELRAGVFFHSAYGGFLPTGNNWDLSRLEDVKFSALFTSPDIEAFRWIGSPRPEIGATLNFNGRENILHANLNWQIPVFETPLYLELGFGAAVTDGALSGATLPARNFGCSFNFYDAAGIGANVSENVTVTLRYEHISNLELCAPNEGLSNLGVMVGVKF, from the coding sequence ATGCGTAAATCTGTGATAGTGGCGCTCGGTGCGATGATGGTTGCCAGCCCCGTTGCCGCCCAGGATATCGCGCTCGACGAATTGCGGGCCGGCGTGTTCTTTCATTCGGCCTATGGCGGCTTTCTGCCCACCGGCAACAATTGGGATTTGTCGCGCCTCGAGGATGTGAAATTTTCGGCGCTGTTTACCTCCCCCGATATCGAGGCTTTCCGCTGGATCGGCTCGCCGCGCCCCGAGATCGGCGCGACGCTTAATTTCAACGGCCGCGAAAACATCCTGCACGCCAATCTCAACTGGCAGATCCCGGTGTTCGAAACTCCGCTTTATCTCGAACTGGGCTTCGGGGCCGCGGTCACCGATGGGGCCCTGTCGGGCGCGACCCTGCCGGCGCGCAATTTCGGCTGTTCGTTCAATTTCTACGATGCGGCGGGCATCGGGGCCAATGTCAGCGAAAACGTCACGGTCACCTTGCGCTACGAGCACATCTCAAATCTCGAGCTGTGCGCGCCCAATGAGGGGCTGTCCAATCTGGGCGTGATGGTCGGCGTCAAGTTCTGA
- a CDS encoding fasciclin domain-containing protein → MLKFVSALALGVAISFGASTAIFAQDNPMVGGAPMSPEMNIIENAVNSADHTTLVAAVQAAGLVDTLQGPGPFTVFAPTNTAFGNLPAGTVDTLLEPENLEMLQKVLTAHVIAGNYSAAELMAMAEENDGAFGLETVSGDLLGFQIIGGSLKVIDENRSVADITIADVNQSNGVIHVVDAVLVPN, encoded by the coding sequence ATGCTCAAATTCGTTTCCGCTCTCGCGCTCGGTGTCGCCATCTCGTTCGGCGCGTCCACCGCCATTTTCGCTCAGGACAATCCCATGGTCGGCGGCGCGCCGATGTCGCCTGAAATGAACATCATCGAAAACGCCGTCAATTCGGCCGATCACACAACGCTGGTTGCCGCTGTCCAGGCTGCCGGGCTCGTCGATACGCTCCAGGGCCCCGGCCCGTTCACCGTCTTTGCACCGACCAACACCGCGTTCGGCAATCTGCCCGCCGGAACCGTCGATACGCTGCTCGAGCCGGAAAACCTCGAAATGCTCCAGAAGGTTCTGACCGCCCATGTCATCGCCGGCAATTATTCGGCCGCAGAGCTGATGGCCATGGCCGAGGAAAATGACGGCGCGTTCGGTCTGGAAACCGTTTCGGGCGATCTGCTCGGCTTCCAGATCATCGGCGGCTCGCTCAAGGTGATCGATGAAAACCGCTCGGTCGCCGACATCACCATTGCCGACGTCAACCAGTCCAATGGCGTGATCCACGTTGTCGATGCGGTCCTCGTCCCCAACTGA
- a CDS encoding aspartate-semialdehyde dehydrogenase, whose product MGYKVAIVGATGNVGREMLDILAERNFPIDELVPLASSRSVGREVSFGDKVLKCKNLDDFDFTGTDFVLMSAGGDISKQWAPRIGATGAIVIDNSSAFRYHEDVPLIVPEVNADVLDAYMAKNDRKNIIANPNCSTAQLVVALKPLHDLAQLTRIVVSTYQSVSGGGKDAMDELWNQTKGIFVNDSPTPNKFTKQIAFNVIPHIDVFMEDGYTKEEWKVLAETKKMLDPKIKVTCTAVRVPVFVGHSEAVNMEFARPISPDEARDALRDAPGIVVLDKRENGGYMTPVESKGEDATYVSRIREDVTVENGLVMWVVSDNLRKGAALNTVQIAETLIARGLMKSQAA is encoded by the coding sequence ATGGGTTACAAGGTTGCTATCGTCGGTGCCACCGGCAATGTGGGCCGCGAAATGCTCGACATTCTCGCCGAGCGCAATTTCCCGATCGATGAACTGGTGCCGCTGGCATCGTCACGTTCGGTCGGGCGCGAAGTGAGCTTCGGGGACAAGGTTCTCAAGTGCAAAAACCTTGATGATTTCGATTTCACCGGCACCGATTTCGTGCTGATGAGCGCGGGCGGCGACATCTCCAAGCAATGGGCGCCCAGGATCGGCGCGACCGGCGCCATAGTCATCGATAATTCCTCGGCCTTCCGCTACCACGAGGACGTTCCGCTGATCGTGCCGGAAGTCAACGCCGACGTTCTCGATGCCTATATGGCGAAGAACGACCGCAAGAACATCATCGCCAACCCCAATTGCTCGACGGCCCAGCTCGTGGTGGCCCTCAAGCCCCTGCACGATCTGGCCCAGCTGACCCGCATCGTGGTTTCGACCTACCAGTCGGTTTCGGGCGGCGGCAAGGATGCCATGGACGAGCTGTGGAATCAGACCAAGGGCATTTTCGTCAACGACAGCCCCACGCCCAACAAGTTCACCAAGCAGATTGCCTTCAACGTCATTCCCCACATCGATGTGTTCATGGAAGACGGGTACACCAAGGAAGAGTGGAAGGTTCTGGCCGAAACCAAAAAGATGCTCGATCCCAAGATCAAGGTCACCTGCACCGCCGTGCGCGTGCCGGTGTTCGTTGGCCATTCCGAAGCGGTCAACATGGAATTTGCCCGGCCGATTTCGCCCGACGAGGCGCGCGACGCGCTGCGCGATGCGCCTGGGATCGTGGTGCTCGACAAGCGCGAGAACGGCGGCTACATGACCCCGGTCGAATCCAAGGGCGAAGACGCCACCTATGTCAGCCGCATCCGCGAGGACGTGACCGTGGAAAACGGGCTGGTCATGTGGGTGGTCTCGGACAATCTGCGCAAGGGCGCGGCCCTCAACACCGTCCAGATCGCCGAAACGCTGATCGCGCGCGGTCTGATGAAAAGTCAGGCCGCATGA
- a CDS encoding YciI family protein — MMRWAALFTDKTEGAAEIRAEHTADHQAYLRKYKGKIVLAGAMRAQEGGSPVGGLWIFEAETKAEVEKIIAEDPFQIHGLRATTTINVWGTAPGYEDVAIAPR; from the coding sequence ATGATGCGCTGGGCAGCTCTTTTCACCGACAAGACCGAGGGTGCAGCCGAGATCCGCGCCGAGCATACCGCGGACCATCAGGCCTATCTGCGCAAATACAAAGGCAAGATCGTTCTGGCCGGCGCCATGCGTGCCCAGGAAGGCGGCAGCCCGGTTGGTGGGCTGTGGATCTTCGAGGCCGAGACCAAGGCCGAGGTCGAAAAGATCATCGCCGAGGATCCGTTCCAGATCCACGGCCTGCGCGCCACCACCACAATCAATGTCTGGGGCACCGCTCCGGGCTATGAAGATGTGGCGATCGCACCACGCTGA
- a CDS encoding EamA family transporter: MPLRDILIALVVVAIWGFNFTVIKLSIAELPPLLSAALRFFFAAVPVVLFIPRPKAPWLLVAGYGLFMACALYALLNLTLFLGLSASLASLALQVQAMFTIAIAFFVFGEVPRKLQIVGGIVAFGGIGVIAWGHGSGGELLPLAILMLAALSWGVANNISKRAGSIPMLPFTVWGNLIGSIPLFVFSFTFEGGPAIFDYIDPPSWNAVMLVAFLAYPATLFGFTMWSGLLSRHSAATVAPFTLLVPIAGISSGVLILGEPIYGADVAGGILIFVGLILTVARMRPRQVPINPGA, translated from the coding sequence ATGCCCCTTCGCGACATCCTGATCGCCCTCGTTGTCGTTGCGATCTGGGGGTTCAATTTTACGGTCATCAAACTCAGCATTGCCGAATTGCCGCCGTTGCTCTCGGCGGCGCTGCGGTTCTTTTTCGCCGCCGTGCCGGTGGTGTTGTTCATCCCCCGGCCCAAAGCGCCCTGGCTTTTGGTTGCCGGGTATGGGCTGTTCATGGCCTGCGCGCTTTATGCGCTGCTCAACCTGACGCTGTTTTTAGGCCTTTCGGCGTCCCTCGCCTCGCTCGCCCTGCAGGTGCAGGCGATGTTTACCATCGCCATTGCGTTCTTCGTCTTCGGCGAGGTGCCGCGCAAGCTCCAGATCGTGGGCGGTATCGTGGCATTCGGCGGCATCGGCGTCATCGCCTGGGGCCACGGGTCGGGGGGCGAGTTGCTGCCGCTGGCCATATTGATGCTGGCGGCGCTGAGCTGGGGCGTCGCCAACAATATCTCCAAACGGGCCGGCTCGATCCCCATGCTGCCGTTCACGGTCTGGGGCAATCTTATTGGCTCGATCCCGCTGTTTGTGTTTTCGTTCACCTTCGAGGGCGGTCCGGCCATTTTCGACTATATCGATCCGCCGAGCTGGAATGCGGTGATGCTGGTCGCCTTCCTGGCCTATCCCGCGACGCTGTTCGGGTTCACCATGTGGTCGGGTCTTTTATCGCGCCATTCGGCGGCGACAGTGGCGCCCTTCACCCTTCTGGTTCCCATCGCGGGAATTTCGTCGGGGGTCCTGATTCTGGGCGAACCGATTTATGGAGCCGATGTGGCGGGTGGCATCCTGATCTTTGTCGGGCTCATTCTGACGGTTGCCAGGATGAGGCCCAGACAGGTGCCGATCAATCCGGGCGCATGA